The sequence atatatggtcaatggtgatctcttggataaaaattacataattaacttgcACAacaactatataaaataatatattatatatgaaaaatatttaaacatatatatatatacatatttggttggTCTTGGTCCGGTCAATTTTTCGATCTGGACCGATAGTCGTACACTCCTAATCTCATGCATGCTCAAATGTTGCACAGTGTTTTAGATTGATGAGAATGTTTTGTTAGAGCCTTTAAAAATTTGTGAGACCCGTTAAATTATGTTTGGATGTGAAAAACTTTGTACAAGAGTTTTTAAggatgatattataaatatcttttttgctttaattttaacaaaaccaagcatactatatttatttttataaactatgtacaaaaaacaaaatggatcAGCCTTGGGCATATTATGGGAATAGTCTTCCTTATTTGTatctcttaaaattttaattctagtaaattatattatttttaatatagttAAATTCAGACACCTTAAATATGGgttgattttgtatatatgttttgaataataatatatacaagttctaaatgcacaaattttgaataatgatatatacaaacttcaaatgtacAAATTCCGCGTAGgccttttataaaacaatagaTCTCATGATTAAAAATTGTgcaaaactcacttttttcgatggggtctacttttttacaaaatgattgtACAAAATTTGCATATTTGGTACTTATCCCTAGTATTATTCATATGTTTTTTAGAGGTTGGGATTTGATTGGCTTATACAAATACACATTTTATGCTCTCTAATAAAatgtgaggttttttttttaaataataataataataataatatattattattattattattattttcaatattgtAAACCAAAACTACATAACAGAgttcatcttaaaaaaataaaacattttcacccAAAAAGGTATACCACTGTcctctactatttttttagtAGACTCAAAATTAGAGTAATGGAATGTACATCTCAATCCCATTTGGGCCTTGAGACAAAAGGTTTTGGTTTTGTACCAAACGATAATAATCACGTTTAAAACACACCGCTTATAATACAAACTTTggttattataaatattatcagTTGAGAAGATTTTGGTCtacacaaaaaatttataaaaataaatttaaaaattaatatgatttaatgtgatatgtcatattgtaaaatacttttaaattatatCTAATGTGCGAGGGGATTTTTTTCCCATCCATGAAATTTTTTAGGTTAGGCCATTTGGGAGAactcactagaagacaaaatatgagagaatgagagaagacAAGAAGAAACTAAAGCATAGAAGTGTCGCAAGGCATGGGAAAATAATGTTAGGAGaggaaaatgagaaattttacATAAAGTAAAGAAAAGCAAAGTGTCTGGAGAGAAAAAGTAAGGGAGTGACTAAAAGCAAGTAGGGGCAGAAGATAAAAAGTAAGAGAAACCTACATATTAAAGAGACTTCGAATGATTCCGACTTTTGGGTTCTAGGTCGACTTCTTCAACCTGAGAGCAAAATAAAGAACTTGTTCTCCAGCAAATAGATTTACATCTTTCTTTGTACAATGAGAAATGAAAGGCTATGAGAAACTGTAAACAAGTTTATTATAGTAGAATCTCTCATTCCCAAACTCTTGTAGACGTAGACCTaatgtcgaaccacgtaaatctatgtgttcatctctctttattttatacatttaaatattgtttatcGTCATGGATGAACGAACTGACACCGTATAGCCACACTAGACTACTGTCGGGGGGTCCAAACAGCACCGATCGAGGTCTAGCACCTCTCGACCCGTGCCGAGAATAGATCTCTCTTCCCTTCCAGACTGTACACATTTTTTGACATTAAGATAATGTATCAACAACGAAAAATTTAGAGCAGGTACACCAAaaggtttttaaaaaatatgtttttagttgttttttttaaattccgtagagagaaatgatatttttctccaaaagtTTAGAATAACTCCCTAAtgtctattaaatattttttttaaacgtgaaaaatatatagttttgttaCAACTAATTCCAAATGCTACATATTgtacttttcttataaattttaaattttggcttcaaagattttttaaaatgtaaaaaaatttatattaaaaaactcaTAGCATCTCAATATTCTTCTTAGAGTATTCTTTGTAATTACCGTTgatcaataattttattgtatctCAAATTATCTTTATAATACCTTTATTATAGAGAGTACAATGcacatttgaaatatatatatatatatatatataattaattatttcaatactaATTCAcctccaaaaataaatttatggaTTTTTCACTGCAtatcaaatcattttaaaaatttattattttttttatctctatatAAATACAATACTTTTTCTAAAGTGCTAcaaccataaataaattttataaaattaaattcataaattgacataaatttatataatacattatatttaatttataataaaaataattttataatctaccATATCATGTCAAATTAGattactttataaaattattacttcGAAAGGttagaaatgagaaaaagaCGGGTGGCCCTATTTGTTGGCTGGGTATGCAAGGAAGGTGTGTTTTGGGCTTTGGCTTTGCTTCTCGTTTAGAGAACATGAGCATGAATCTGAATAGACAGCACGGCTGCTGAAAGCTCTCTCTAAGGACCAGTACATTGGGTCCCCACATTAATGCCCCCGTGTGACGGACAGACAAACAGATGGACTGGCATATGAGAATGGCCCACAATGCCTTCTGGGCATAAGAAACCTTTGTCTAATGGGTGGCCCATGTCGTGCAGAAATGTCATCAAAACCCTCTTCGTCCCACGTTGAGGAAATTTTGAGCTCAAACTTTGCTCACATATATGATCACATTTAGCATTTGTGATTAGGGATGAAAATTGAAACTGAACCGACTAGTTTTATACATGTTATTGATCGGCCGAGACTAATCAATTAAGGGGGAGAAAACTGGCATGTTCAATTTCGGTGTGATTCCGATTGGTTCATCGGTGTCCTATTAGTGGCGCGATGAGAGATAATATCAAGAGATTGGTGGCATTATGCGAGAAGGGAGAAGAGAGtccaagaaaaatgagaatcgggaaaagaagaaaggagggGGAGGATATTAAATCCTAGTTCTAAACGACATCGTTTGATGTATTAAACGAAACAacatcttttcattttcattttttttttctaaatggtACGTGTTTtacctaaaatatataaaatatataaattaactaaCTTGGCTAGTCTTCCAAAGTTTAGACATTATTAATGGAGTCTTTAGAGTTTGGACATGTTGTAAATAGTATATTGTCCGTGAAGtattctttgatataattaaaaggaaaatgttagttcGCCCCTTGGGTTTGattgttagtatattttattttttttaaatgtttaaaaaatttatgactagtgaatttgggttttttttttttttaaatgtttaaaacttgtataaaaaaatatttgaaaaaaaggtAAATTGCACTAGCGGGCACGACTGCCAGCAGTAAGAACTGGACGGCATAGTAGCACTGCCCATAGTTAAATAGTTGTTTAGGGCTTAGTTGagatttttgtatattattttgcacttgatattaaattattaatcctaTGCAAGAatggtataaaaaataaaattgagaatcTTGATGGAGTACGGTAGCCTTTCCTCATTGATAAGGGCAAGAACAAATTTTACTTATATGCCTAGAAGTTTTTATCCATGCGCTGTCTAAAGAGTTTTAGGCATGTTTTTGGCTGTTCCCCACTTAGACAAATCCTTCCTACGACTTATTTTGGTATGAACAGACAAGGTGGCCCTATTTGTTGGCTGGGTATGAAGGAAGGTGTGTTTTGGGCTTTGGCTTTGCTTCTCGTTTAGAGAACATGAGCATGAATCTGAATAGACAGCACGGCTGCTGAAAGCTCTCTCTAAGGACCAGTACATTGGGTCCCCACATTAATGCCCCCGTGTGACGGACAGACAAACAGATAGACTGGCATATGAGAATGGCCCACAATGCCTTCTGGGCATAAGAAACCTTTGTCTAATGGGTGGCCCATGTCGTGCAGAAATGTCATCAAAACCCTCTTCGTCCCACGTTGAGGAAATTTTGAGCTCAAACTTTGCTCACATATATGATCACATTTAGCATTTGTGATTAGGGATGAAAATTGAAACTGAACCGACTAGTTTTATACATGTTATTGATCGGCCGAGACTGATCAATAAAGAGGGAGAAAACCGGCATGTTCAATTTCGGTGTGAATCCGATTGGTTCATCGATGTCCTGTTAGTGGCGCGATGAGAGATTGTATCGAGAGAATAGAGGTTGTGTTGTTGCgatatgtgagagagagagagagagattggtggCATTGTGCTAGAAGGGAGAAGAGAGtccaagaaaaatgagaatcgGGAAAAGAAGAAGGGAGGGGGAGGGTATTAGATCATAATTCTAAACGACATCGTTTGATGTATTAAACGAAACAacatcttttcattttcattttttttttctaaatagtaCGTGTTTtacctaaaatatataaaatatatatattacattggCCAGTTCGACGGTTTAAACCTAGTTCAAACTGAGACTGAATCAGCCAACATTAGTTTCACCAATTTTCTACTGCTGGCAGACCGATTCTCTGCCCGTTTTGGCCAATTCCGAACTCTAGTCGCCGGTTCATGTCAACAAGCCGATTTCATCAGTTTCTATACAGCCCTATTTGTGATCATAAAGATGTTTGCTTAAATGTACTTAACAGCTTTGAACATGAATTTCCAGTTTGttaattacttttttgttttttgtttttataacagTTTATTAATTACTTCAATGTAATATTGTTGGGGATAAAGGCAAAGAAGGTCGATTCTCGCGATTACATCTAAAGCAAAATAGTGAGAACTAATTCCAAGGCCATCGACCAATAGAAATAAGTGGTGatgaaatatctgagaatacgtAAAAAGAATTTACATGTTTACATTTAATCTTTGAAGCATCATCAGCTGCCCATGTATACGTAATTTAAACGCTATATTATTTGATCactaaatatgataaattaaatataaatgaaagaacataaatatttcaaataatataatatttattttctacttaaaacttaaaatattaccAAGTTCATGGATATTCtaacataataatatatgacAAAGCTCATAAAATTCCTAACTAAATATGTCATAGATTGCAGTTTTCCTAATCATACACGCAGTGATTCATTTGCTTAGACGAAGTCTTGCATAAATCTCTCACATACTTCAAGCCTTAATAGCTAGGAGTATTTGCACGAGCATATTGACAGATTGGAGAGCTCTTGATCTGCTCATGTCTACCAACATTAGTATTCCTGCTTCGAAAATCATATGTGCTATGAGTTGCAGTTTTCCTGCTCATAAGCTGCATTAATGAGGCTCATATGGATGGATATGGTGTTATGCAACACATCGAAACTCATGTAAAGACATCCACAAGAACATCATGCTGTTTGTCTGTCTCTCTGACAAACATGGTAATTCTTgattcaacttttacaaaagaTCAAGCTTTGGAATATATATGAGCATggtgaagtttttttttccagccCATCCTACAAAGCATCctcaagaagtggaaaaacatgTTTCATTTTGATCTTTTGCCCATCCAGATGTTTTTTCTTACCTTGGCAATGGCACCACTCTGAGCTGAAGCAATATTATTAGCTTTTCTTGCCATGAAAACCCTctgatcttctttttcttcctttatgCTTTGAGCTCTGATCTGCACCTTCGCCTTGTGTTTTTGTTTATCTGATTTCTTCTCTAAACGATGCTTGTTATCATTCTCTTCCTCCTCGTGCTTGAAAACAGCCAATGAATGACTTGGGCCTGAAGAAGCATCAGAAGCCATTGAATCGTCACTATCATCATCTCgatcaccatcatcatcatcatcatcatcgccatcatgatcctcatcatcatgaGTACCGttatcaccatcatcatcatcatcatcatcaccataaATGGGGGAGCCAATATACATTGTCCACCCAGATTCACTGCTGTGACATTCTTCTGTACCTCCAAACATTTGGGAAGACTCCATTGCTGGAAGCaagcaagaagaaagaaactgaAGGATgctaaccaaaaataaaactgggAACTAATTAATAAATGGCAAACTGGGGATCAGCTGTTTTAATTTAGATCCCTGAGAAACCACTGGTGCTTTTCTGAGCCAAACAGATTTCACCACAAAGAACAGATATACCCATAAAACATTATGAAAGCTGCTACATTGAAAGCACAGTCAGCTTTTCTTTGGCAagataagtattatattaaaataaaaggtaTTACAGACACTAGAAAGAGGGAAAACCAACAAATATACCAAACAAGTTAATATAgagcaataaaagaaaaacaaagtccATTTAATACAGCCAGGATAATTCTCACCACACAACCATCTGGAAATCTAAATAACCATAAATTCTCTGATTTTCACTGAGTAGAAGACAGCTAGAAGCTGTCAATGAAGGTGAAATGGACCTTTACACAGGGCAAAAAGACAAAAGTGGTGGGTTGTTTTCTATACCTTCAGGTTTTATATAGAAGATGAGAACGGAACCTTAATAAGGGGAGCTTTAAATGCAAAGACAGATTGGCTCAGTCTACAAAACTAGAGAGAATAAAGGACCCATGTTTTCAACTAAGACATCAAGACCTCATTTACTACCTAATTGATTCAGCTTGGCATCTCTACTTAATTCGTAGTGAGAAAATGAGAGTAAGTAGGCCCTTTTAACTGTGATACAATACAGAGAACCCAACTGGAGTTTAGGCATCTGACATGTCAAGTATCTGTCTGCTACAGCTTTTCTGTCGTCCAATTTTGCTGGTGACTGTTTCCTGAGAAGGCAGGGTCATGTCTTTTGTGCTGGTGGGGTAAGAACAAGGATTTTCTTCCTAAAATGTTTATTTGCTCTTTCACGCGAGGAGAAATTGGCTTAAAACTGCTTGGAATCCGGCTTTTTATGTTCACAATGGTTTAAGAGCTATCTGTGGAGAAAGATTTTCCTTCCTTCTGATGATCTCTTGTTTATTTTAACGTGTCCTATGATCTTATCTACATTTTTTAAGTGTTAGGCTAAGCCATAACACTTAAAAAATGATCCCTAATGCTTTCCTACACTTTTGCTTTCATATCTTATTTCTTAATGCAATGTAAGCTAGAATACAGAAGAGGATCGAGCCGAGGGGTTGCTTCCCTATCCCACACTCTTTTCCTATGGTGTCTTATTTATTAAGGAAAAAGATTCCTTAAATTTTGTCCAGATCAGgatttctactattttttaatgttaaatacagtcaTGAATTGTATAAATActgtataattttgttttaaaaaagagtaaaatttattagtaaaaaattaattttttatataaattttatatttatttatttattcaaaataaataacacgctTACAcggtatatataaatatcatttctgaTAAATTTATGGTAATTTCAATTGCACATTGTGCGTGTTTCCAAGGAGTAGTTCTGATAGGCGAAATAATAGCTTGATAGGACGGTAAAACTTGCTAGGCCAATTGACTTATCTATTAACCTGTGAAGTGACTTTTGACTCTTTAATTAATCAAACAAGGAATTCACATCTTTCACATTAATTTACATTGTATATGGACTAATTTGGATAGGGAAAAATAATCCAAGCATATCTTTCACCAcatgtgaaaattttatgaCTAGtgaatttgggttttttttttttaaatgtttaaaacttgtataaaaaaatatttgaaaaaaaggtAAATTGCACTAGCAGGCACGACTGCCAGCAGTAAGAGTTGGACGGCATAGTAGCACTACCCATAGTTAAATAGTTGTTTAGGGCTTAGTTGagatttttgtatattattttgcacttgatattaaattattaatcctaTGCAAGAatggtataaaaaataaaattgagaatcTTGATGGAGTACGGTAGCCTTTCCTCATTGATAAGGGCAAGAACAAATTTTACTTATATGCCTAGAAGTTTTTATCCATGCGCTGTCTAAAGAGTTTTAGGCATGTTTTTGGCTGTTCCCCACTTAGACAAATCCTTCCTACGACTTATTTTGGTATGAACAGACAAGGTGAGACCAATGTGCAGTTGTTCTTGCTTCTTGTCTTGCATTTCTTGTGGGGATCACATCCTTttgaatttgtttcttttttacttcttttattttatacaatgagatgaaatgaaagttaaataacgATAACGAGCTTCACGTGAAGATTCAAAGCGTGTGATCTTGTAGCTGGTAAAAGGACAGGTATTTCAAAGCTGGAGACAATAGACTTATGCGATTCCTCCAATTTTTCACATTGCACGCACGtgcttttgtagttttttttattttttatttgttagcaAGATGCACGTGGGGATCATTAAGAAAGAAGCCAATGTGTAGTGGTCAAATGGTATATCATGTTATgccatttattattttgtataggaAACCTACAGTACTAGATCGATCATGGTAGcttatgaaaatattacaatcaCACGTACCAAATCCTACATTTTTTGTGGAGTAAATATACATGAATTACgctattatataaattatataaaaataataattaaaaaaatagatttataaaccccGATAATCGACGTACTAACAAGCAGATCATAAGATTTTCGTCACATTATCAATTAGcacaaaaatgtatttatacaCCGACTTGTAAGTAGTaaaactcttttaaattttattattattagagttATGCTACGTACAAATTGGtattaatatgaaattttttaccgtttaaaaaaaataaaatattaatatttttttttttatggtaccTGAATCATGAGTGTGTTAGGTGCATCAATAAGATCAAGACTGTAAAATAGTATTATCCACTTTTATTTgcttaataagagaaaaaaaaacagtgcCGAATCAGCATACACGTAAAAAACTATTGGCAAGACTTTAAGAGTTCCTCCAAGCTCGATTAGACTTTCTACCACACTAATTAAAGCTTTATAAAATAAGCT comes from Juglans microcarpa x Juglans regia isolate MS1-56 chromosome 8S, Jm3101_v1.0, whole genome shotgun sequence and encodes:
- the LOC121245048 gene encoding protein SOB FIVE-LIKE 1-like, which produces MESSQMFGGTEECHSSESGWTMYIGSPIYGDDDDDDDGDNGTHDDEDHDGDDDDDDDGDRDDDSDDSMASDASSGPSHSLAVFKHEEEENDNKHRLEKKSDKQKHKAKVQIRAQSIKEEKEDQRVFMARKANNIASAQSGAIAKVRKNIWMGKRSK